From the genome of Marixanthomonas ophiurae, one region includes:
- a CDS encoding methionine aminotransferase, with protein MTSKLPNTTTSIFSVMSKLASDHNAINLAQGFPGFESDPVLIDLVNKAMKDGYNQYAPMPGDKKLREVISKKIESLYYKKYNADREITITAGATQAIFTAIAATIHKDDEVIIFTPAYDCYKPSVELFGGKTVEIQLQVPDYKPDWKKVTEKVTEKTKMIIINMPHNPTGMLFSEDDMLQLQKLAEEHDLLVLSDEVYEHIVFDGEEHQSAAKFPQLAKRSFITASFGKTFHNTGWKMGYCVAPEYLMKEFQKVHQFNVFSVNHPIQKALATYLQDEENYLSLPSFYQQKRDYFLELIKDSRFKFTPSNGTYFQLLDFSKISEERDIDFADRLTREHKIATIPTSVFNENNEDFKQIRVCFAKTDSELKKAAAILNSI; from the coding sequence ATGACTTCAAAATTACCAAATACAACAACTTCAATTTTTAGTGTGATGAGCAAATTGGCCTCAGACCACAATGCTATCAATTTAGCTCAAGGATTTCCAGGGTTTGAAAGCGATCCGGTTTTGATTGATCTAGTTAATAAAGCGATGAAAGATGGCTATAATCAATACGCTCCTATGCCTGGGGATAAAAAATTGCGAGAGGTTATTTCAAAAAAAATAGAAAGTTTATATTATAAAAAATATAATGCTGATAGGGAAATTACCATTACAGCGGGTGCTACACAAGCTATTTTTACGGCCATTGCAGCCACTATTCACAAAGATGATGAGGTAATAATCTTTACCCCAGCATATGATTGCTATAAACCATCGGTAGAGTTGTTTGGAGGTAAAACGGTTGAAATTCAATTACAGGTTCCAGATTATAAACCCGATTGGAAAAAGGTTACTGAAAAGGTAACCGAAAAAACCAAAATGATTATAATTAACATGCCACACAACCCAACTGGAATGTTGTTTTCTGAAGATGATATGCTACAACTGCAAAAACTTGCTGAAGAACATGATCTTTTGGTTTTAAGTGATGAAGTGTATGAACATATTGTTTTTGATGGCGAAGAACACCAAAGCGCGGCTAAGTTTCCACAATTGGCAAAACGCAGTTTTATAACCGCTTCTTTTGGGAAGACATTTCATAACACCGGATGGAAAATGGGCTATTGCGTAGCTCCAGAATATTTAATGAAAGAGTTTCAAAAAGTACATCAGTTTAATGTGTTTTCGGTAAACCATCCTATTCAAAAAGCATTAGCAACCTATTTACAAGATGAAGAGAATTATTTGTCACTTCCTTCATTTTATCAACAAAAAAGGGACTACTTTCTAGAATTAATTAAAGATTCCCGTTTCAAATTTACTCCTTCAAATGGTACTTATTTTCAATTACTTGATTTTTCTAAAATTTCAGAAGAACGTGATATCGATTTTGCGGATCGATTAACTAGAGAACATAAAATTGCAACTATTCCCACTTCGGTTTTTAATGAGAATAACGAGGATTTTAAACAAATACGAGTCTGTTTTGCCAAAACAGATTCAGAGTTGAAAAAAGCCGCTGCAATCTTAAATTCAATCTAG
- a CDS encoding tetratricopeptide repeat-containing hybrid sensor histidine kinase/response regulator, with product MNKNLLLFSFLLFYIVGFGQTQEPSLDNLQIYKKYSFKELDETADIFYNKGDFTESLKINIELLKKGLESKNNYYIHQGYRNLGYDYLELNDTLQAKESFKKAEKYAKLSKNDTAKALSYMDLANVYAELDHNYKKAFQYHDKSIVVFEKLKDSAGIADAHYNTILTAMDAKDYNKAYIHLLKARKLNDFNKKHYNYIGIDVLTGEYHIEKGNYKLADSYLNKAIESAKKEGLSLELESAYLALSRSLYHQNEFEEAYIMRAEYDKYLEQNLRNVNNAQTETVSAKFQVSEYRKDIEAAELKNQLQAEIVKNKSNLNTILYVVSAILLFLFIIFLLAYRRRKQLVEKLRRRNREFLEAKQHAEKMSRSKTEFFSTVSHELRTPLYGVIGLSSILLEDPSLKGHENDLKSLKFSADYLLALINDVLQINKIDANKLENHTTTFNVEDLIDKIASSFEYMRLQNKNRISINISEKVPKVLKGNVIALSQILMNLVGNACKFTENGQITISISPKKVSPTKALLCFEIKDTGIGISEKDQERIFNEFSQVDSENYSYQGTGLGLTIVKKLVALSNSKIYLESKKEEGSSFWFNLSFDVVNKAEKKLEDSLLNKKLLINKRILIVEDNRINQAVTKKILEKNQVICSVAENGKQAVEQIKQNTFDLVLMDINMPVMNGLEATKKIRAFNTTIPIVALTAVEVEDMRFEIYNSGMNDIIVKPYDMNKFLQVILRNLTVFYSGKMAPQFF from the coding sequence ATGAATAAAAATCTACTTTTATTTAGCTTTCTTCTTTTCTACATAGTTGGTTTTGGGCAAACCCAAGAACCATCTCTGGATAATCTACAGATTTATAAAAAATATTCCTTTAAGGAATTAGATGAAACTGCCGATATTTTTTATAACAAAGGAGACTTTACAGAATCTCTTAAAATTAATATCGAGTTATTAAAAAAAGGACTAGAAAGCAAAAACAATTATTACATACATCAAGGATACCGAAATTTAGGATATGATTATTTAGAGCTAAACGATACCCTTCAAGCCAAAGAAAGTTTTAAAAAAGCAGAAAAATATGCCAAACTTTCCAAAAACGATACTGCTAAAGCACTTTCATATATGGATCTGGCAAATGTGTATGCTGAATTAGATCATAACTACAAGAAAGCATTTCAGTACCATGATAAATCTATTGTTGTTTTTGAAAAATTAAAGGATTCTGCTGGCATAGCTGATGCGCACTACAACACCATCCTTACGGCAATGGACGCAAAGGATTATAACAAAGCCTATATACATCTATTAAAGGCCAGAAAGTTAAATGATTTTAATAAAAAGCATTACAATTACATAGGTATCGATGTTTTAACGGGTGAGTATCATATAGAAAAAGGCAATTATAAATTAGCGGATAGTTATTTAAATAAGGCAATAGAAAGTGCTAAAAAAGAAGGTCTTTCCTTAGAATTAGAATCTGCTTATCTAGCCCTTAGCCGAAGTTTGTATCATCAAAATGAGTTTGAAGAAGCATATATTATGCGAGCTGAATATGACAAATACCTTGAGCAAAATCTTCGTAATGTTAACAACGCACAAACAGAAACTGTTTCAGCTAAATTTCAAGTTTCAGAATACAGGAAAGACATTGAAGCTGCCGAGCTTAAAAACCAACTACAAGCTGAAATAGTAAAAAATAAAAGTAACTTAAACACCATACTTTATGTGGTTTCAGCAATATTATTGTTTTTGTTCATCATTTTCTTGTTAGCCTACCGCAGAAGAAAACAATTGGTGGAAAAACTTAGAAGACGAAATAGGGAATTTTTAGAAGCCAAACAGCATGCCGAAAAAATGTCTCGTTCCAAAACCGAATTTTTCTCAACAGTAAGCCACGAACTACGTACGCCGCTATATGGTGTAATAGGATTAAGTTCCATTTTATTGGAAGACCCCTCTCTAAAAGGGCACGAAAACGATTTAAAATCATTAAAGTTTTCAGCAGACTATTTATTGGCATTAATTAATGATGTACTTCAAATAAATAAAATAGATGCGAATAAACTGGAAAACCACACCACAACTTTCAATGTAGAGGATTTAATTGATAAAATAGCTTCTTCTTTTGAGTATATGCGGCTTCAGAACAAGAATAGGATATCAATAAATATTTCAGAAAAAGTACCGAAAGTACTAAAAGGAAACGTCATTGCCCTTTCGCAAATATTGATGAACCTTGTGGGCAATGCTTGCAAGTTTACCGAAAACGGACAAATAACAATTAGTATTAGTCCTAAAAAGGTTAGTCCTACCAAAGCTTTGTTATGCTTTGAGATAAAAGATACGGGTATCGGGATTTCGGAAAAAGACCAAGAGCGTATTTTTAATGAATTTTCACAGGTAGATAGTGAAAATTATAGTTATCAAGGAACAGGACTTGGCCTTACCATTGTTAAAAAATTGGTAGCACTTTCAAACTCCAAAATTTATTTAGAAAGTAAAAAAGAAGAAGGTTCCAGCTTTTGGTTTAATTTAAGTTTTGATGTAGTGAATAAAGCTGAAAAGAAATTAGAAGATAGCTTATTAAACAAGAAGCTATTGATAAATAAACGTATTTTAATTGTTGAAGATAATCGCATTAATCAAGCTGTGACCAAAAAAATACTGGAAAAAAACCAAGTAATCTGTTCTGTTGCCGAAAACGGGAAGCAAGCTGTTGAACAGATAAAGCAAAACACCTTCGATTTGGTTCTAATGGATATTAATATGCCTGTAATGAACGGACTAGAAGCAACCAAAAAAATAAGAGCTTTCAATACAACTATCCCTATTGTCGCCTTAACAGCCGTTGAAGTTGAGGATATGAGGTTTGAAATTTACAATAGCGGTATGAACGACATTATTGTAAAGCCCTACGATATGAACAAGTTTTTACAAGTTATTTTACGGAACCTGACTGTTTTTTACTCTGGTAAAATGGCGCCGCAATTCTTCTAA
- a CDS encoding succinate dehydrogenase/fumarate reductase iron-sulfur subunit, giving the protein MKLTLKIWRQKGANTKGSLQTYPIDGIDGDMSFLEMLDVLNEQLIEKGDEPVVFDHDCREGICGSCSLQINGKPHGPQRHTTTCQLHMRSFNDGDTVVIEPFRATAFPVIKDLVVDRSGFDRIQQAGGYVSVNTSGNTIDANATPVEKDNADEAFNSATCIGCGACVAACVNASAMLFTSAKVSQFALLPQGEVEATRRVLNMVEQMDKEGFGACSNTGACFIECPKDISLENIARINREYLKASAEG; this is encoded by the coding sequence ATGAAGCTTACTCTAAAAATATGGCGTCAAAAAGGCGCTAACACGAAAGGAAGTTTACAGACTTACCCAATAGATGGTATCGATGGAGATATGTCCTTTTTAGAAATGCTGGACGTTTTAAATGAACAGCTAATTGAAAAAGGAGACGAACCAGTTGTTTTTGATCATGATTGTCGCGAAGGAATTTGTGGATCATGTTCCTTACAAATTAACGGAAAACCACACGGGCCACAACGTCACACAACTACCTGTCAATTACACATGCGTAGCTTTAATGACGGTGATACAGTTGTAATTGAACCGTTTAGAGCAACTGCTTTTCCTGTAATTAAGGATTTAGTGGTAGATCGTAGTGGCTTTGACCGTATTCAACAAGCAGGAGGATATGTTTCAGTAAATACTTCTGGAAATACAATCGATGCAAATGCTACTCCAGTAGAAAAAGATAACGCAGACGAAGCTTTTAATTCAGCAACATGTATTGGTTGTGGAGCTTGTGTAGCAGCGTGTGTAAACGCTAGTGCGATGCTGTTTACTTCGGCCAAAGTTAGTCAGTTTGCTTTATTGCCACAAGGTGAAGTAGAGGCCACAAGACGTGTTTTAAACATGGTAGAGCAGATGGATAAAGAAGGTTTTGGAGCGTGTAGTAACACCGGAGCTTGCTTTATTGAATGCCCTAAGGATATTTCATTAGAAAATATTGCACGTATTAACCGTGAGTACTTAAAGGCAAGTGCTGAAGGATAA